Genomic DNA from Prunus persica cultivar Lovell chromosome G1, Prunus_persica_NCBIv2, whole genome shotgun sequence:
GAAATGCATTGACTTTAATACCATCCTTTTCTTCCTAATTAGAATTCAGAAACCACATTCTTAGATTGGATTGGAAACACCATATTCCAATGTATAATCTTCATCCAAAGGTTCAAGTATTCAAATCCCAATCCTATGCTATCACGGTAATTGGAAAACTCAAGTTCGATGAACAAACAGTCGATATAATTCTAGCAGTTGCAATGCTTCTTCTATTAATTTCCACTTTTcacctcttttttaattcttagaATCAAACTGATGCACTACATtctgaatgtgtgtgtgtgtatatatatagccaTGCACCCCTCCAACAAATCCACAGAACCAACTGAGTAATTTGCACTTTGGATTATCTTATCtcaccaagaaaaaaagaaaccagaAAAACACTTTGTATTGCAAAAATGGGAGGCAGCAAAGGGTCTAATGGTAATAGTAATAGCCAGGTTGGAAATGGAAACCAAAATGCTGGTGGTGGATGTAAGTCATCCAATGTAGGAGGAGcaagtggtggtggtggtggaggcaATGCAGCAGGGAATATGAAAGCACCTGGAAGAGATTATGCAATCTCCAGGGAGAGCTTTGAATGAAGTAACTACTTACTCACTACTACTATATTGCTGCTTTTGTTAATCTATCTATTAATCTATCTTTATGTAATGTCCCTATCTATGTTAATCAAAGTACCCTCATCTTGGTTTTGGGATTAATTACTAATTTCATATTGTGTTTATGCTTTCTTTCTgccattatttatttaaattcctTTTACTATATATGGATGATGCATTCAAACTGAAAATGTTTATTATCAAAAAGTAAGCATAAGATTTCATTctaccaacaaacaaaaacaaacaggaAAACTTTGGACTATCCAAAATGCTGCCAAACTAAAGAGAACAATTGCTTTGAAAGTTGAAAGTACAAGGCAACCTTGCCTGCACTCCATGTTGTGGCAGTTCAAAGTGACTGCAGCATTACCTGCACTCCATGTTGTGGCCGGACTGTAAGATAACGTAAGGGCAAGTGGACATAACCCGGGGAAAGGGTGAAGGCGTAGCGTTGTAGAATCATTGACAAAGCAATCTTCGCTTCAGTGGTCCCAAAGTTCAAGCCCACACAAGTTCGAGGTCCCAGTCCAAAGGGTATGAATGCACCTACATGATTGTTGGTTGCTTTGGCAACCCCTTCTGAGAATCTCTCTGGTTTGAAAAGTTGCACATCTTGTCCCCAGATTTGAGGATCATGGTGAAGTGAAACTATTGAGACAATCAATTCAAGATTACTAGGAACAATCAGCTTTCCTAGTCTAACTTCCCTTTCGACTTTCCTTATAACCGAAACAACAGGGGGATATAACCTTAGAGCCTCATTGATGATCATACTCATctgcatgaaaatgaaaaatagataactgAATCAGGATCTCAAACTTTATTGAGAACATATTTCTACCACCTAGACAAGTTTCTTACTGTTTTCAGTTTGCCAATGCCATCAAGATTTGGAGTTTGTTTGCCAAATAATTGTAGCACCTCCTTTCTTGCTTCCTCTTGCCAATCTGTATGGAGTGCCAGGAGAAAGACAGTCCAAGAAAGCAATGTATTAGTGGTTTCTTGTCCGGCAAAGTAAAACGTCTTGCACTCATCAATTAACTCATCCACCGAAATCCCCTGGTTCTCATTGGCTTCATTATTAGCCTTCAAAAGTAATCCAAGAAAATCACTTCCAAAGCTGTCCATTTCTCCAGCCAttgtcttcttttctcttttcttagcCATCTCTATTATGGAGGCATGAATTCCTTTCTCAAGTTTGTCCGATTCAATCTCATCACTGGTTTTGAAAAACTTACTGCAACATTAAATGAAAGACTAAAACTGAGATAACAGAAGTGACTCtccaattttttcttatttcctgTTCTCTTCAATTGGAGTATTAAAACTACTATGTTACCTGATTCCAGGAACCCTGACTTTGAGAAAATTGTTTGCTATTAGGAAGCCTAACTTCATCAACATCTCAAATATGTTCTGTCCTTCTACATAGCTGCTGCCAAATGCTGTTCTGGAAATCACTTCCGATGTGAACAATCTAAACTCTTCGTAAACCTCAATCTCTTTTCCTTCATAAAATGTCCACCTTTCTAGCATCGTCTCGGCACTAGCTACCATTTCTGGAATCATACTCTAGTAAAACAATAATACAATTATGCTATTAGCAGACTTTTGACTTCAATTTAATCTTTTCGTGTTTAAATATTGTTGACACAGCTATTACTATAATACTCTTTGCTACAAAATACCAGTAGTTTAAAAAATCTTACTTTTAAACCGTCTCCATGGAAAGCATGGGTGGCCAGCTTTCGCAATTTTGCCCATTTTTCAGCTTTAGTTGTTGCCACAAGGCCATCTCCCACTAGCTTCTTCACAAGGTTTGGGGGCTCTCTTTTCGGATAAGCACTGCCTTTGTTATTCAGTATCTGTTTGCACAACTCAGGTTCTGTAATGACCAACTGAGCCTGAGAACCATGCCATTGAAGATAATTCTTACCTGTAATTGCATGCAAAAATGACCAAAAGTGATCTTGTTTAGGTAGAACTAAGATTTAAATACAATAGTTAACTAATTGAGATGGCTTGTTTGTCAGTTACCATATTTCTTGGTCCACGAGTGAATGTGAGGTTGAACTACAGAAAGTATGTCGTGTGATAAAATTTGGGGCCTGTCCATGACTTCCTTTTTCATGTTGGAGATTTCTTTGGTGTTTCCATGGATGAATCTGTAAGAAGGGCCTTTGATCCCCTGCAAAGCCATCAGCTTCTGTATGCGAATTGGAGTCCACCATAGTTTGTGAAGGATCTTGATGAAAGCTAAGACAAGGAGCAGACACAGAAAGCTTGAAAGAATGATTATTAGGCCTCCCAAACTAgtcattttttggggtatttgtttttctctttggctatctctttctctttctctgaaCCTAGTGAGTTTTTAAAGCTTATCTTCTCCTGATTGTTTAGAAAAAGTCGAGAAAAAACCAGTTTTAAATCATCTGGTCATTTGTCGACTTCTGATACATCATGGTTGTGACTTCATGTTGGAATTATCTCCCCGCTTCGTCACCAATGACAAAAAGGGTCCCAAAATGGACGGCGAGTTTATTTTTGGTGTTTCTAATGCAGCAGTTACATGATCATTTTCATATTCTATTGGCATCTTCTAACATAAACAATTGTTTTTCATCCTTACCTCGTTGCCTTTTTCTGGAACGATGCTTACAATTGCAAGCAAGCTTCAAAGTTTCTTTCTACCACgccaaacaaaaagaaataaattattggaTTATCTTAAAATGCTGCCAAACATAACACAACAATAGCTTGGTAAAGTTGATAAGATAATTGACTAATACAATTGACTTTATCAATTTCACTTCATAACCAAAGGCTTTATTATGATTAATGTCTGGTTTCTGGATACTTACCAAGTGCAAGATTTAAGGGGTGTAGCATGACCTGAACTCCACGGAGTGGGCGATTTGTTACTTGCTGAAAGGGCAAGTGGACATAGCCCGGGGAAAGGGTGAAGGAGTAGCGTTGTAGACCATTGACAGAGCAATCCCACCACACAAGTTCGAGATCCTACTACTCCCAAGGGTAGGAAAGCGCCTGCGTTATTGTTCGTAGCTTTagcaacattttttttttttttttggtaataaatagtacagccgggcGGCGATACTACTTAAATATAttcaacataaaagttatAGCCGAGCAGCTCTACTggggccctttttttttttattaaaaaaattttatttatttaaaatttttcccTGATTTAAAAAGTTGCGAGTCTTGTCCCCAGATTAGAGGATCATGGTGAAGTACCAATTCAACATTAGCTTTCCTTAACAGCGTACCAACAGGGGAATATAACCATACTCATCTGCatcaaaacgaaaaaaaaaaaaaaatgataacaaGTTTCTGTCACTTAGAACAAGCTAATGATTGAGTTCTTGACTGCCTTACTGTTTTCATattccaaattccaatggAGTTTTTCAGGTTGAATTAGCAGAGCTTCGATGACGTTCAAGCTTTGTTTATTGTACAATTGTTGGGAAATGCATTGACTTCAATACcatccttttcttcttaattagcATTCAGAAACCACAtacttggattggattggattggaaacACCATATTCCAATGTATAATCTTCATCCAAAGGTTCACGTATTCAAATCCCAATCCCATCACGGTAATTGGAAAACTCAGAGTCAATATTATTCTCGCAGTTCCAATGCTTCTTCTATTAATTTCCACTTTTGACTCTTTTAATTCTTAGAATCAAACTGATGCACTACGAtctgtgtgtatatatagccATGCACCCCTCCAACAAAGCCAGAGAGGCAGAACCGAGTAATTTGCACTTTGGATTATCTTATCtcaccaagaaaaaaatataccATATAAACACTTTGGACTGCAAATATGGGAGGAAGCAAAGGCTCTAATAGTAATAGCGATAGCCAGGTTGGAAATCAAAATGCTGGCGGGGGTAAGTCGTCCAATGTAGCAGCAAGTGGTGTGCAATGCAGCTGGAACCATGAAAGCACCTGGAAGAGGTGTTACAATCTACAGGGAGAGCTTTGAGAGCAACCCAGCTGCCTATTTCAAGGATTTGCGCAAATAGCTTGGAACTACTTACTCAGTGCTATATGAATAAAGAGTAGTAGTCTACTCCATGGCTGCTTTTGTtaatctatctatctatctatcctTCTTTATGTAATGTCCCTATGTTAATCAAAGTACCCTCATCTTGGTTTTGggattaattactatttacatATTGTGTTTAAgctttctttcttccattaTTTAAATTCCTTTTACtatatatgaaattttttattacaatTGTAAGCATAAGATTTCATTgtaccaaaaaagaagaacaaacaGGAAAACTTTGGACTGTCCAAAATGCTGCCAAACTAAAGAGAACAATTTGCTTGGTAAAGTTGAAAGGACAATTGACAAATAAGCTCTTGTCTTGTCTCAAAGTGAAAGGCAACATATCTGCTTGATACACCATTTGCCGTTCAAAGTGAGTG
This window encodes:
- the LOC18791047 gene encoding cytochrome P450 CYP749A22, which gives rise to MTSLGGLIIILSSFLCLLLVLAFIKILHKLWWTPIRIQKLMALQGIKGPSYRFIHGNTKEISNMKKEVMDRPQILSHDILSVVQPHIHSWTKKYGKNYLQWHGSQAQLVITEPELCKQILNNKGSAYPKREPPNLVKKLVGDGLVATTKAEKWAKLRKLATHAFHGDGLKSMIPEMVASAETMLERWTFYEGKEIEVYEEFRLFTSEVISRTAFGSSYVEGQNIFEMLMKLGFLIANNFLKVRVPGISKFFKTSDEIESDKLEKGIHASIIEMAKKREKKTMAGEMDSFGSDFLGLLLKANNEANENQGISVDELIDECKTFYFAGQETTNTLLSWTVFLLALHTDWQEEARKEVLQLFGKQTPNLDGIGKLKTMSMIINEALRLYPPVVSVIRKVEREVRLGKLIVPSNLELIVSIVSLHHDPQIWGQDVQLFKPERFSEGVAKATNNHVGAFIPFGLGPRTCVGLNFGTTEAKIALSMILQRYAFTLSPGYVHLPLRYLTVRPQHGVQVMLQSL